TTTTAAGTATTACCTCTTTTTCCGTTGTTGTAAAAGGATTTGAGAATGTAGAAGGAGTATTAGGGTTTTGAAAGAAATATGCTCCATTAAAATAAGTCTCACTGTTTTGAGTAGGAGTAATCATAGGTCTTAATCTATCATCATCACCAATTGGGAAAGTAAATTCATTCGTGCTTAAAACTGAAGCATAACCATCAGTGTGTCGATCATCATCTTCTCCAACAAAAAAGTCATGTCTAATAAAATCTAAAGAGACAGCTACATCGTTTCTTGGAGTGATAACTTTACCATTTATAAATTGAAGTTCATTTGTAATTCCTAAAGAAGTGTTTAATTGTAAGTCATTAACAACATCGATTTCTACATTATTAAAGACAGGTCTATTTAATCCAGATACTACTCTAACGTCATTATCACTGTAAAATCCTGTGAAACCTTGGTTATCTTCGAATTGACCGTCGTTAATTAAATCAGTATGAAATCCAACTTGAGCGTTGTCATGTAACTGAACTGAACCAAAATTCTTAAAAGCTGTCTGAGCACTTGTTGAAGAAGATACAAGGATAACTATTAGGTATGCTGAGAAACGCACCAATATTTTAGGGATATGGATCATTTTGTACTTATTATGTTTGAAACTTACAACTTCACTGTTGCTGTAACAAAGCTAAGATTAATTCTAGATTATCAAACTATTAATTCGATGAATAACAATATTTATCGGATTAGTTGTATTTTGTTAATAATAACAGAACTGATAAACCGTTAATCTAAGTTTAATAATAAGACACATAATGTTTTAGAAAGTCACATTGTGTAAGAAAAAAAAAGGTTAAAGGAGGTTATCTATATGCAGTGTAAAAAACAACAAGGCTTTCATTTAATATATCATCATTTCTTCCTGCATTTCCTGTTGTACCCAAGGCGTAGGAAACTCTTATGGTAAAACCACCAGTTTGAGTTCCAGTATTGAAGTCAAATGAATTTAATACTCCTGATAGAATACCTAAATTATTTGCATTTTGATCGTTATATCTTAATCCAAAGCATTGTGCATTTGAAGAATATCTGGAAATAGAGTTAATAGAACTACCACTTCCTCCTACATAAATCGTACCCTGTTCAATTGTTGCACCGTCATTTCTTGCGTATCCTTGAGCTGTACCAAAGGCGTTTTGTAACGTTGCCGTGTTTAAACCTCCAGAACCCGCTGAATTAACTCCAAATCCTTCAACATTTGCATGAGCGACAAAAGTAACTTGGCTTGGTTGAAAAGGTAATCCTGAAATAACTTGATCAAAAGAAGTAGCAGAGCTTCCACCAGGAGCGTTAATAATAAATGAACCTACATAAACACTTGGAGCAGTTCTTAATGCAACCCAATTTGTTCCATCGTAATAATAAAATATTTTTTCATCTGTACTGTAAGCAATAGTTGCCTCAACAGGACCAGTAACAGCAGTAATTTGAGCTGTAGTACCGCTAGGAAATCCAGAGACAGGAGTTCCTGGGAATACTTGAGCATTTATTGATACGCTAATGAATAAAAACAGTAAAATTAAATATTTCATTTTGTGATTTTCTTTTAATTAAATTCCTTTTTTAATAGCAGTAGTTTTGGTTAAAATACGTTTTAATAGATTTAAAATCTCTATTTGTCGTTCTTCTGTAGCTTCTATAGTCGAATTTTGGGTCATATTTGTAATATTTAAAGTAG
This genomic window from Tenacibaculum sp. 190524A05c contains:
- a CDS encoding gliding motility-associated C-terminal domain-containing protein; the encoded protein is MIHIPKILVRFSAYLIVILVSSSTSAQTAFKNFGSVQLHDNAQVGFHTDLINDGQFEDNQGFTGFYSDNDVRVVSGLNRPVFNNVEIDVVNDLQLNTSLGITNELQFINGKVITPRNDVAVSLDFIRHDFFVGEDDDRHTDGYASVLSTNEFTFPIGDDDRLRPMITPTQNSETYFNGAYFFQNPNTPSTFSNPFTTTEKEVILKNISSYEFWDLDGSAETTVTLTWDSFSDVETISPLLQFLRVVGWSKAENKWINLGGVDIQGDLTEGRITSLTFTPDNYEVITIGSVFSDVELDGSDNYLISPNDDGSNDTLVFEGLELFEKNELIVFNRWGNIVYKKDNYDNNWAALSNGRATIKAENKLPVGTYFYTLKFGNGELNQQKTGWVYINY